ATTTAGTAATAATAAAAGAAAAAAGCCTATAGTAAGAAAAGGCAGGAAACCTTTTTTTGCCGAAATCCCCCTGCGACTCATAAGCTCTCCGGATGAGCGTATCAGCGAAGTAAACTTTGTTAAGAGTTTAAAACGGAGAGCTTTATTCATAGAATTGTTAGTGTAGATTTAGTACTATACTACCTGTTACCAATGCAAAAAAAACTTTCAAAATTTACCACTGACATTGAATAAGCCTTGAAAGTTAAAAACCGCAATTATCTCGGAATCAATATTTCACATTAGTTAATAATACAATTTACACTCACAAAATAGGGACAATTAATAGTATTATCCAAATTTTCACCCCTTAAAATTTTCTTTTAATAATTTCTGTGCCAAAAAAAATATTAAAAAACTTAATAAGCAGAATAAACACTCTTAAAAGTTGTCATCTCGTAAAACGTCTTAAATAAACCGTATTAATCACCAAATGAAGCCTATGAGAATAAGCATGATTAAATAGCATTTTTATTTTAAAAAGAAGAAAAATCGATATTAAATAATCATAAAGAAATACAAAACGAGTAACAAGTCTACACAATGGGCAATATATTACCCAAAAATAAAAAAACAAAGATCACATAAAAATAGCTTTAAAAGGGAGCAAACAAACAAAAACAGATATATATTACCAATTAAAGAGAATAACAAAAACTTAAAAGAATATTTATATCATATAAGTACTTAAAAAAGGATTCTATATCTATGCTTAAAAGAAAATTAATATACATTTATAACACACATCTGAGACATTCCCACCAATCAGCTAACCCGCACAATAGCATCTATACAACACACATTCGGCTGTTTACTTTTATAAATAGATTAATTTGTGTATATTTGCGGAGAACGGAGTATAAACACAGACTCTCTTAATACTTACTTGCTAATCACCAATTGATTAGATTCAATTTCTCCTGGCTCCCCTACCGTTGTTGCCCGGGAATTTAAGTTTTATTCGGGCTAGATCGATCCAGTAAATATTGTTTTTTTGGAACGCCTTAACAAGTAACAGCAGAGTAGAGTTATTTTTTTAACTAAATACGGAAATTTATGGCTAAGTCTCAGGCGACCTTCATGAAGAAGCAACTAGAAAAAAACAGGCAGAAGAAAAAAGAAGATAAAGAGCAACGCAAAGAAGAACGCAAACAAAATTCAGCAGGCGGTGATTTAGAAAGTATGATGGCATACGTAAATGAATTCGGTGAAATTGTATCCACACCTCCTGAAAAGAAATAAATAAAAAAGCCTGATTTATAAATCAGGCTTTTTTATTTATTTGTTGTATGCTGAAACAGATTCAGCATACAACAATCTATTATACTATAAGACTTGAATTAGTTTCTTGGCTGAACTCTCCCAGATTTCCTGTCTTGCCCACGACCGATCAAATATCCGGCACCGGCACCAGCGACTCCACCAATAAGCGCACCTCTACCCTTCTTTTTATCAATAAGTGCTCCACCCAGACCACCAGCTCCAGCTCCAATAACAGTCCCTAACGCTGCACTACTCCATCCTTTCTTTTTCTTTACTGTTGTCGTTGTGGTGTGATGCTCTACCGATTGACCACCTGGAGAAGCCATAGTAGCGGCCGGAGCATTTTCAGCAGCTTTAGCAGAAGCCAGCATTAATACTCTTTTTTCTTCCTGAATTTTAGCAGCCTGTTGTTTTTCAGCAACATCTGCCTTTTTGAAACTATCTAATCTCATGCTGTCCTTGACAGCTTTAATAGTAGCTAATTTAATTGCTTCTTCTTTTTTCGCATTAGAACATGCTGTAAAAGCAAGTGCAATACCTAATACCGCGAACATCTTTTTCATTTGTGTGTGTTTTAGTTAGTAGATCTTTAAGCAGAGAAATAATTACTAAAATTATGCCAAGATTAATTTTCCTGTTACAATTAAAACCAAAAAGGAGTTTATTTATCCATTAAAGGTGAATAACCAGGTTCTTCGGTAGTATTATGAGTATCATCTTCTCCATCCGGATTATGTGAAATCCGGTCGTTATCGTTGTTATAATTAGCCTTACCTGAATTTACAGAAGAGCCATCCGCATCTAATCCTAAATTATCCTTTTCATTATAATCATAATTACCCTTATTCGGTAAGGATGCCAGATCTATACTCCTTTTATTTGTTTTAATCTTATTTGTTTTCAAAACCAATTTTAATCTTTTATATTTTCTAACAACAAAAATCACACACAGTGGTTTTGCTCTATTCATGTAAAACTAGTATAATAAGCAATTAAGATTTTGGATATTAGTATTCAATTGATTATTTTCACAGCGAAATTTATAACAATAATATGCGTACAACAGGAAAAGTTAAATGGTTTAATTCTGCAAAAGGGTTTGGTTTTATAACTCCAGAAGATGGAGGAAAAGATATTTTCGTACATTTTTCTGCGATTGCAGGAGATTCATTCAGAGAATTGAATGAAGGTGACAATGTAGAATTCGAATTAAATGACGGTAAAAAAGGCCCTGAGGCTTCTAATGTAACTGTTCTTTAAGAAATTCGTTAAAATTTAAAAAAGGGGTGATGCAATGCATCACCCCTTTTTTTTATAAACTCTATGTACAGTAAAAATAAAATTGATACTACAGAACGAGAATCAGCAATGGCTCCTTTAAATAACAAAATCAGCATATTAGGTTGTGGATGGTACGGACTTGAACTTGCCAGAGAATTGATAAAAAACGATTATCTGATAAAAGGTTCAACCACAACGCCCGAAAAACTAAATAGTTTACAACAATCAGGAATCATTCCCTATCTCGTGAATTTTAAGGAGGAAGAAGATCAGTTTGATATTGAATTCTTCGATTGTGATCTGTTAATTATTAGTATTCCACCAAAGAGAAGTTCGGCTGAACAACATACATTCTTATCAAAAATTGAGAAAATATCAAAAGCCGCAGCAAGCCGGAATATTCCAAATATCATTTTCATTAGTGCTACTTCGGTATATGGAGATTATAATGAAGAGGTAAATGAACATACTTTACCAAACCCCGAAACAGAATCTGGTAAAGCAATTTTATCTGCCGAATCTGTATTAAAAAACAACCCCCGCTTCACTACAACAATAATCAGATTTGGAGGATTAATAGGACCAGGCAGAGATCCGGGCAGATTCTTCGCCGGAAAGTCAGCAATTCCCAATGGTAAAGCTCCTGTAAATCTGATTCACCTATCAGATTGTATAGGTTTAACATTGAGTATTCTTAAAAAACAAGCTTTTGGTTATACCTATAATGCCTGTACTACTGACCATCCAACCCGTGCTGTCTTTTACACAGCATCATCGTTAAAATCAGGATTTGACAAACCTCAGTTTAACGATGAGCTGCTCAACTGGAAATTAGTAAGCAGTATATATATAGCTGAAAAACTGGGGTATGAGTTCAAAGTAACTTTGAATTCCATAATATTACCATTCCTTAGCTTATAAAGTAATATATTGCAGATCTTTCTATCTTATAAAACTGATCAGCAATCATGGTCAATAAGTATAAATAGCTTGTAAAAGAATAAGAGTTTATCTGGCTTTACATATAAATTGTTTACCTTTTATCAGGTAAATTTCAAACAAGCCTTTAGGTTGCAGGAAAACACACACAGACATGAAATTAACGATTTGGGGAGCAGCGAAACAGGTAACAGGAAGTATGCATCTGCTTCAATCTCATAATTACAGTATACTGATAGATTGCGGACTTGATTATGAAAAAGAGACTTATCAGCAGGAGAACCAGTATTTCCCATTTGACCCATCCACTATCGATGTTGTTATTTTAACACATGCTCATATTGATCATTCCGGAAATTTACCAACGCTTTTAAGAATGGGCTTTAATGGTCAGATATTATGTACACCACCAACTGCAGACCTTACCGAAATATTACTGATGGATTCAGTAAACGTTTTTTTAAGTAAACAGCATAAAAGAACAAGAGGCAAACGCACATCTTCAGGTCCAAAACCATTGTATCTGCATAAACATGTGATGGATACCGTAGATCGTTTTGTCACTATCGCTTTTGATAAAGACTTTACGATAAAAGAAGGTATAACTCTTCGTTTTGTTCCGGTAGGTCACTTATTAGGTGCTGCAGCTGTTGTTTTAAGCATTCACGAAGACGGGCTGGAAAAAAGCATTGCATTTACGGGTGATATCGGACGTAAAAACTATCCGGTTCTCATAGATCCACAGCCAATTCCTCCAGTTGATTATTTAGTTTCAGAATCAACTTATGGGGGCAGACTCCATAGCAAAGACACGACTATTGAACAAAAACTGGTTGAAACCATTAATGAAACCTGTATTAAATTTCCTGGCAGACTGATCATTCCGGCATTTAGTATAGGCAGAACACAGGCACTGGTTTATTCCCTGAATAAAATATTCAGCGAAGGCCTGTTACCTCCTGTGAAAATATTTGTGGACAGCCCCCTGGCAAGTTTTGCGACGGATGTCTACCGTAAACATCATCACTTATTAAATGAAGAATCGCAGGATTTTTATAGCCGTAATGGTGATGAGTTTGAATTTGAAGAACTTTCTTACGTACAGGATAAAAGAGAA
This portion of the Pedobacter lusitanus genome encodes:
- a CDS encoding YMGG-like glycine zipper-containing protein; translated protein: MKKMFAVLGIALAFTACSNAKKEEAIKLATIKAVKDSMRLDSFKKADVAEKQQAAKIQEEKRVLMLASAKAAENAPAATMASPGGQSVEHHTTTTTVKKKKGWSSAALGTVIGAGAGGLGGALIDKKKGRGALIGGVAGAGAGYLIGRGQDRKSGRVQPRN
- a CDS encoding cold-shock protein, which encodes MRTTGKVKWFNSAKGFGFITPEDGGKDIFVHFSAIAGDSFRELNEGDNVEFELNDGKKGPEASNVTVL
- a CDS encoding SDR family NAD(P)-dependent oxidoreductase, producing MYSKNKIDTTERESAMAPLNNKISILGCGWYGLELARELIKNDYLIKGSTTTPEKLNSLQQSGIIPYLVNFKEEEDQFDIEFFDCDLLIISIPPKRSSAEQHTFLSKIEKISKAAASRNIPNIIFISATSVYGDYNEEVNEHTLPNPETESGKAILSAESVLKNNPRFTTTIIRFGGLIGPGRDPGRFFAGKSAIPNGKAPVNLIHLSDCIGLTLSILKKQAFGYTYNACTTDHPTRAVFYTASSLKSGFDKPQFNDELLNWKLVSSIYIAEKLGYEFKVTLNSIILPFLSL
- a CDS encoding MBL fold metallo-hydrolase; the encoded protein is MKLTIWGAAKQVTGSMHLLQSHNYSILIDCGLDYEKETYQQENQYFPFDPSTIDVVILTHAHIDHSGNLPTLLRMGFNGQILCTPPTADLTEILLMDSVNVFLSKQHKRTRGKRTSSGPKPLYLHKHVMDTVDRFVTIAFDKDFTIKEGITLRFVPVGHLLGAAAVVLSIHEDGLEKSIAFTGDIGRKNYPVLIDPQPIPPVDYLVSESTYGGRLHSKDTTIEQKLVETINETCIKFPGRLIIPAFSIGRTQALVYSLNKIFSEGLLPPVKIFVDSPLASFATDVYRKHHHLLNEESQDFYSRNGDEFEFEELSYVQDKRESLSVSNYHEPCIIISSAGMLEGGRIQDHLYHNIQNYYCTILFIGYCAKGTLGNRLLRGDPIVRLRHRDLMVFATIKQTDLLSGHGDHDDLLNTVKQQQPEKLRKVFLVHGESKSLESLATAVTEAGYSVCIPEKGEVFEL